One genomic window of Ficedula albicollis isolate OC2 chromosome 18, FicAlb1.5, whole genome shotgun sequence includes the following:
- the LOC101819701 gene encoding heparan sulfate glucosamine 3-O-sulfotransferase 3B1 — protein MDIFVPLPCPSDRCLCSAGRELMPRTLEGQITMEKTPSYFVTKEAPARISSMCKGTKLIVVVRDPVTRAISDYTQTLSKKPDIPTFESLTFKNRTTGLIDTSWSAIQIGIYAKHLENWLLHFPIGQILFVSGERLISDPAGELGRVQDFLGLKRIITDKHFYFNKTKGFPCLKKAEGSSKPHCLGKTKGRTHPDIDQEVVQRLRDFYRPFNMKFYQMTGQDFGWD, from the coding sequence ATGGatatttttgttcctcttcCTTGCCCTTCTGACCGATGTCTGTGttctgctggcagggagctgatGCCCAGGACCCTGGAGGGACAGATCACCATGGAGAAGACCCCCAGCTACTTCGTCACCAAGGAGGCCCCGGCGCGCATCTCCTCCATGTGCAAGGGCACCAAGCTGATCGTGGTGGTGCGGGACCCCGTGACCAGAGCCATCTCGGACTACACCCAGACGCTCTCCAAGAAACCTGACATCCCCACCTTCGAGAGCCTGACCTTCAAAAACAGGACTACGGGCCTGATTGACACCTCGTGGAGCGCCATCCAGATCGGCATCTACGCCAAGCACCTGGAGAACTGGCTCCTCCACTTCCCCATCGGGCAGATCCTCTTTGTCAGCGGGGAGAGGCTGATCAGCGACCCTGcgggggagctgggcagggtccAGGACTTTCTGGGCCTCAAGAGGATCATCACCGACAAACACTTCTACTTTAACAAAACCAAGGGCTTCCCGTGCCTGAAGAaggcagagggcagcagcaAACCCCACTGCCTGGGGAAGACGAAGGGCAGGACCCACCCTGACATCGACCAGGAGGTGGTGCAGAGGCTGCGGGACTTCTACCGGCCCTTCAACATGAAGTTCTACCAGATGACAGGGCAGGACTTCGGCTGGGACTGA